The following is a genomic window from Antechinus flavipes isolate AdamAnt ecotype Samford, QLD, Australia chromosome 3, AdamAnt_v2, whole genome shotgun sequence.
GCaaccctcctctccctctcccaaatCCCCCCTCCATGGGAAGGAATTGGTAAAGCATATAACCTTTGTTTTACCTCCAGCTGATCAAAATCTGCCTATtcccaatatttttgttttcaattccacgaaaaacaaataatattcacAGGATAATaagatttagaaatcatttagttaaAGCATCTCATTTTATAGTGGAAGGAAATGAAACCTAGAAAGATAGTGATTTTCTTAAGCTTACACAGGAAGTAAATACTGTTTAGATCCAAGGTCTATGTCTTTAGGGGTTTTCTCATTTGCACCTATTCTCCATAAATTGATTTGGGGTCAATATGAATGTCAACTTTGTCTTAGGCTAAAAGAGTATCTGTGTTTCCCAGTGGATTCAGCTCTATCTCTGATAGAAGgttccccttttaatttttgaatcagaaaaataaaggtATTTTGTTTGTGAATTTAAGTATACATTTAATTGCTAATGACAgaaagttttatttctatttcctttgtcaCTAAAATAGTCACTATAGCTGAAAAAAAACTCGatgtctctttcctctttggTTTTTTATTTGAAAGTGCAGGGTTTTAAAGAAATGAAGCCCTAGAAAACATAGCATATTAAAGCAATAAAGGAACATCTAAGCCCCTTtgttcaaaattttccttttacaaatgagaaaatcaaagctCAGAGAAAATAAGATCTTTACAAAGATATTACCCTTAAAAACACCCAAAGTCTAAAATCAGACtctcagagttgaaaaggatAACAGAGATCATCTGTTTTAGTCCTTGCGAAGAAATCTCCTTCGTAATATCCCTGTCCAATGGTCAGCCAGTTTTTATTCAAAAAAGCTAGAAAGCCTGTAAATAAATGACCAAAAAGTCACAGAAGTTTTGCAACTtctgtaaacttttaaaatattgaacaaGTCACACAGACTATCACAACTACAGTTaacattgaaaaatagaaaattaaaaccaAAGTTCATAAGCAAGcagctttctttattcctttgaaGGACCTCCTTTAGGAGCACATACACTTTAGAGTGGGCAAATCTTAATACACAAACTAGTGGCTAGTAGTAAGCCACTGACAATGAGGAGTAAGAGCAACAATaagacaagtttgattcatagcaaGACTTTATAAATGGAACAAGGGTACTGCAAGTGCTTGTCTAGTTCAGGAACCACCTTCCTCTGGCTTGAAACTATTTTGGGATTGTCCTGTGTCTGAGTTCATCTAAAGGGTTAGCACAAATTGTTGTGATACCAAACTTGGGACACAGCTTGTTTGCTGGGCCTTGGCTCTGGAAAACAGGAtttttagaaaggaataaaaaagaaaagggtctTCTTGGCATGGGGATcctcaaagaagaaatcaataaataaatgtttataactcattttttttactatattccaAATTTTGGAGATGTAGTTTTGATGttgaattttttcctctctgataTTTTACCCATTGCTTAATACACGCTAAAAGTATAATTATGGAGTAGAAGCAGTAATACtctagagttttaaaaatattttgacagagTATCTTACAAACATGGAAAAACTGTTATATTCTGTGCACGGTGACTCTGATTTTGTGAGCAGTTAAAATGCCTTACATATTATGGTCTAAGTATTCTTCTATGTGTGGgaactagatttttttcctttcctgaagCCTTGTCTGCTGTAGTTCATTAGACCCTCTTATAAATATCCAGGTTAGCTGTTCTTGTCACCATGAGGTGAATTGTAAGTCTATCTACTTCTCTGCAATCTGGATAGGTTTTTGTAAAAGCAGGGCACATCAATGTGTAAGAAGGGAGGACTATAAAGCAATGGGACTTTTGATGTTAACAACCAATCATACTTTCAAAAGAGTATTTGTTTACTTCAGAGCTCTCACCTGTAGAGACTATTTGcaatctcccttttccctttcccattgcTTGGCTGCTTTAGTTTGTATATTATGGAACTTTGGTGATTACTCTGATTGTTCTTTCATGGAGGAAAAGCCCAGAGTATTTTTTTGAGATAAAGTTTATTTCCATGGCTACAATTAATTTGAAATATAGTCAGAGCTGTATTAGGTCCCTGAAGTAggggtccttttcatttttattctttgtattccaGTGGCTATCACTGTGCTTTTTACATGCACTaagtatatagtaaatatttgattgattggGTTGAATTGGACAAAGAAGCCAGACTCCTTACTTAGCATCATTTATTGCCATAGATTAGATTGAAGACTGAGAAGAAATACCTTTTTCCTTATAGATTGAGGGCAACAGATACACAAATTATGTCCAAGTACATGTCTTATAcaatcattcattcataaaaatgACTTTATTGTCCACCAGGTGCTATGgaggagataaaaaggaaaaaggaataagcTCTTCCTTTATGAACCTCTGACTTATAGATTCCATTAAATTATGCTCAGAATGAAGCAGTAGGTTTTGTTCCTATGATATCACTGAGTGTTTCTATGgggattttatttaaaaggtgCATTCTTGGTAAGCTAGAAAAGTTGTAATTTTCACACATTTCTGAGAGGGCTTAAATACAGTGATGTATGATCTTTTTCACAAAGCAGAAGTGTAGGAGGATCTTGTAGGACAAATCCTCTAGTTCTATTATATATCCTTCCCAAAGTTCTCAGAGAATATTGATGAAGATAGGGTATCCAGGAGTAGACAGTATGGTTtggaatcacagaatattagaattgGATGTGACATCTATTCTAACTTCTCACCTCACAGAGGATTCCAATCTCCTTAATTTCTACAAGGTATTTATTTAACCTATGTCCTAATGCTTCTACTAATAATATACTCAAGACCTCTAAAAGTAACCCCAACATGGACAGGAGTGTGACATTCTATTTTAAGGGGGGAGAATTGTCTAGAATATAACTCTTCTCTTCAATCTTTACAGTTTTTACTTATAAGAAAATGGCCACAGGAAACTACTCTACAGTGATGGAGTTTATTCTCGCGGGGCTCACAGATAAGCCAGAGCTCcagcttcctctttttctcttgttcCTGGGAATCTATGTGGTTACTGTGGTAGGGAATCTGGGCATGATCTTACTAATTGCTATCAGTTCTCCACTTCACTCTCCCATGTACTATTTTCTCGGTCATTTATCCTTTATTGACCTCTGCTATTCCTCTGTCATTACCCCTAAAATGTTAGTGAACTTTGTCACTGAGAAGAATGTTATCTCCTTTTTGGAGTGCATGACCCAgttgtattttttcttaatttttgtcaTTGCTGAAGGTTACCTTTTGACAGCAATGGCTTATGATCGTTATGTTGCCATCTGCAGTCCTTTGCTTTATAATGTTCTCATGTCTCAAAGAGCATGCTCTATAATGATGTTTGTGGtatattccttgggattttttgGTGCCACGGTACATACTAGTCGCATGGCAATGTTATCCTTTTGTGAATCTCATGTTGTCAGACATTACTTCTGTGATATTCTTCCCTTGTTAACCCTCTCCTGTTCAAGCACTCATGTTAATGAAGTCCTTCTTTTTATCATTGGGGGAGTTAACACCTTAGCTCCTACTCTAGCTGTCATTGTCTCTTACACTTTTATCTTGTCCAGCATTTTACGCATCCGCTCTACTGAGGGCAGGTCCAAAGCCTTTGGCACCTGCAGCTCCCACCTTATGGCTGTTGGGATATTCTTTGGATCTATCACTTTCATGTATTTTAAGCCTCCTTCTAGCAACTCCATGGATCAGGAGAAGGTATCC
Proteins encoded in this region:
- the LOC127557329 gene encoding olfactory receptor 8D2-like; this encodes MATGNYSTVMEFILAGLTDKPELQLPLFLLFLGIYVVTVVGNLGMILLIAISSPLHSPMYYFLGHLSFIDLCYSSVITPKMLVNFVTEKNVISFLECMTQLYFFLIFVIAEGYLLTAMAYDRYVAICSPLLYNVLMSQRACSIMMFVVYSLGFFGATVHTSRMAMLSFCESHVVRHYFCDILPLLTLSCSSTHVNEVLLFIIGGVNTLAPTLAVIVSYTFILSSILRIRSTEGRSKAFGTCSSHLMAVGIFFGSITFMYFKPPSSNSMDQEKVSSVFYTTVIPMLNPLIYSLRNKNVKNAIRKVMYKTERII